In a single window of the Littorina saxatilis isolate snail1 linkage group LG5, US_GU_Lsax_2.0, whole genome shotgun sequence genome:
- the LOC138966702 gene encoding uncharacterized protein — protein sequence METTQSSRNVASTSDTAESHAKETDEDHDQRTVSQTEQKTVLEPPSEIQNPSIVVPEPEQPVEQVPATEQETLESRQPSEEPELSDEEAPATEQPRILPKPEQPSDIPKLEQPHKISAPEQQSKLLELGHAGEILESEQLGKAAATSEQQGKMPEMEQPIEITEFEQKGEAVSDAREQVLDAGQRDGIPGLGQPSEDMELKQPRENRESEQQENAVPPEEQSGEATEARSDVVTITSGAQPAVSAAQQGFGVRNSSKDVEGGSQPDQEPQLKFERESGRLQCPSSESESISETDSQSRLVVDQAEVSHHGHRSKEDKDMGKYKIFVIGKTGNGKSSLCNKIVRGEGFPTGRSFKPVTTETREETTVRSGLDITVVDTPDISSESESKQKEIVDSWKESAKGYYYMVVLTVRCDARYSPAEYEVYRQIKQLWGHDLVKRLVVAFTFGDTREDQSLDMEHELANVWPELKHVMKDANNRFVVFNNEAGNMDDTPVSRLIENLTRLQLKGANKMSMPFKVLIGATGCMIAGSFVYLVFILANIDPIGAFIDLMAG from the exons ATGGAAACAACACAAAGTTCACGAAACGTAGCAAGCACATCAGATACTGCTGAAAGCCACGCCAAAGAAACAGACGAGGATCATGACCAGAGAACTGTTTCCCAAACTGAGCAGAAAACTGTACTAGAACCACCATCTGAAATTCAAAACCCAAGCATAGTAGTACCAGAACCAGAACAGCCGGTCGAACAAGTACCCGCTACAGAACAAGAAACGCTCGAGTCGAGACAACCGAGCGAAGAACCAGAACTGTCAGACGAAGAAGCACCAGCCACAGAACAACCAAGGATATTACCAAAACCGGAACAACCAAGTGACATACCAAAACTGGAACAACCACATAAAATATCAGCACCGGAACAGCAAAGTAAACTTCTGGAACTGGGACATGCAGGTGAAATACTGGAATCAGAACAATTGGGTAAAGCAGCAGCAACTTCGGAACAGCAAGGTAAAATGCCAGAAATGGAACAACCTATTGAAATAACTGAATTCGAACAAAAAGGTGAGGCAGTATCCGACGCGAGAGAACAAGTCCTAGACGCGGGACAACGAGACGGAATACCAGGTCTTGGACAGCCAAGCGAAGACATGGAGCTAAAACAACCAAGAGAAAATCGAGAATCGGAACAGCAAGAAAATGCAGTACCACCTGAAGAACAATCAGGCGAAGCAACAGAGGCTCGTTCTGACGTAGTGACCATCACTAGTGGAGCTCAACCTGCTGTCAGTGCAGCACAGCAAGGTTTCGGCGTGCGAAACTCCTCCAAAGATGTGGAAGGAGGATCACAGCCAGATCAAGAACCACAGCTCAAGTTTGAACGTGAATCAGGACGCCTACAATGCCCCAGTTCAGAGTCCGAATCGATCTCAGAAACTGACTCACAGTCACGACTTGTCGTTGACCAGGCCGAAGTTTCGCACCATGGCCACAGGTCAAAGGAAGACAAGGACATGGGAAAGTACAAGATCTTTGTCATCGGTAAAACTGGAAACGGCAAGAGTTCGTTGTGCAACAAGATTGTAAGAGGAGAGGGCTTCCCAACCGGTCGCAGCTTCAAACCGGTGACCACAGAAACCAGAGAAGAAACAACTGTTCGTTCTGGGCTGGATATCACT GTGGTCGACACACCAGACATAAGCAGTGAAAGCGAGTccaaacagaaagagattgTGGACAGCTGGAAGGAAAGTGCTAAAGGCTACTACTACATGGTCGTGCTGACTGTTCGCTGTGACGCCAGGTACTCCCCTGCAGAGTACGAGGTCTACAGACAGATCAAACAGCTATGGGGGCACGACCTTGTCAAGAGACTCGTGGTGGCCTTCACCTTTGGTGACACGCGCGAGGACCAGAGTCTGGACATGGAACATGAACTGGCGAACGTCTGGCCTGAACTCAAACACGTCATGAAGGATGCCAACAACAGATTTGTTGTCTTCAACAATGAG GCTGGCAACATGGATGACACTCCAGTGAGTCGGCTGATAGAAAACTTGACACGACTGCAGCTGAAAGGGGCCAACAAGATGTCCATGCCTTTCAAGGTCTTAATTGGAGCAACTGGCTGTATGATTGCAGGGTCCttcgtttacttggttttcatTTTAGCAAACATTGATCCTATTGGAGCTTTCATTGATCTTATGGCGGGATAA
- the LOC138966699 gene encoding neuroligin-4, X-linked-like, with product MTVVTVAFIVLTTIPLCVSEDVVVTTKNGELRGRRVSTGQTSYLDTFLGIPFAAPPVGPLRFKAPQPPASWTGTRDSTRFSAMCPQLAGGNKTLDLPISEDCLYLNIYSPNAQTNDSLLPVMFWIHGGFYIVGSGASFNGTALTSRGVVVVTINYRLGALGFLSTLDAASPGNNGLLDQILALKWVKDNIALFHGDPNDVTIFGQSAGSGSVSLLRLSPLAQGLFSKAIMESGVSLSHWAVARPGKEILSPLQYAQRLGTAVGCGSAVNQSNAALVDCLRNMTVERILNGTNTVYIPNSQGVPAFNPTVETVVGVIPEDPRILLTRGSGSNVTSIRGINSKESAGVFLEQPLSYFTLPNVEAEIAQFTKIHFFRDNPVTVANKIVAQYITSQHLTTAKQYREALIQINTDFTFTVPTILEQQHTAMIPGHAPQYLYQFSYRASHDPSPSWAGAMHSSELPFVFGAPFMRDRFSDQYNHFNWTSEDSDVSGNMMTLWTSFAKDRNPSPHRVVGGIWAPYSLDSQDYLDIGSSLTITTNLATDRVKFWKSILDKAQVLIG from the exons ATGACAGTAGTGACTGTAGCGTTTATTGTACTTACCACCATACCACTGTGTGTGTCGGAGGACGTGGTTGTGACAACAAAGAACGGAGAGTTGAGGGGAAGGCGGGTCAGCACTGGACAGACGAGTTATCTGGACACCTTCCTCGGCATCCCTTTTGCTGCTCCTCCTGTCG GTCCACTCCGATTTAAAGCCCCACAACCCCCAGCATCATGGACGGGTACCCGAGATTCCACCAGGTTCTCTGCAATGTGTCCCCAGCTGGCTGGAGGCAACAAAACCCTCGACCTGCCCATCAGCGAGGACTGTCTGTACCTCAACATCTATTCTCCAAAC GCTCAGACCAACGACTCTTTACTACCCGTTATGTTTTGGATCCATGGCGGTTTCTACATCGTCGGATCAGGAGCCTCCTTCAACGGAACTGCTCTTACCAGCAGAGGCGTGGTGGTTGTCACCATTAATTACAGATTGGGAGCTTTGG GTTTCCTGTCCACTCTGGACGCTGCCAGTCCAGGAAACAACGGATTGCTGGATCAGATTCTGGCCCTAAAGTGGGTCAAGGACAACATCGCTCTTTTCCATGGTGACCCTAATGACGTCACTATTTTCGGACAGAGCGCCGGAAGCGGAAGTGTCTCTCTTCTGAGATTGTCGCCATTAGCTCAGG GTCTATTCAGTAAAGCCATCATGGAGAGCGGGGTGTCCCTGTCTCACTGGGCAGTGGCTCGTCCTGGCAAAGAGATCCTCTCCCCTCTACAGTACGCACAGAGACTGGGAACAGCTGTGGGCTGTGGTTCGGCCGTCAATCAATCTAACGCTGCCCTTGTCGATTGCCTCAGAAACATGACTGTGGAAAGGATTCTCAATGGGACTAACACCGTTTACATTCCT AATTCACAAGGAGTCCCTGCATTTAATCCGACCGTGGAGACAGTTGTGGGGGTAATACCAGAAGACCCTCGGATCCTTCTGACGCGTGGCAGCGGAAGTAACGTCACTTCCATCCGGGGAATCAACAGCAAAGAGAGCGCTGGTGTGTTCCTGG AGCAACCATTGTCTTATTTCACTTTGCCCAACGTGGAAGCAGAAATTGCTCAGTTCACCAAGATCCACTTCTTCCGTGACAACCCTGTGACTGTGGCCAATAAAATCGTGGCACAGTACATTACCTCCCAGCATCTCACCACTGCTAAGCAGTACAGGGAGGCTCTGATACAG aTCAACACTGATTTTACCTTTACTGTACCCACGATATTAGAACAGCAGCACACTGCCATGATACCTGGACACGCTCCGCAATACCTGTACCAGTTCAGCTACCGTGCTTCCCATGATCCCAGCCCGTCGTGGGCAG GTGCCATGCACTCGTCAGAGCTGCCTTTCGTGTTCGGCGCGCCGTTCATGCGTGACCGGTTCTCTGACCAGTACAATCACTTTAACTGGACAAGCGAGGATAGCGACGTGTCCGGCAACATGATGACCCTATGGACTAGTTTTGCCAAAGACAG GAACCCCTCCCCTCACAGAGTGGTCGGGGGCATCTGGGCACCGTACTCACTGGACAGTCAGGACTACCTGGACATCGGGTCATCCTTGACCATCACAACAAACCTTGCGACTGACCGCGTCAAGTTCTGGAAATCCATTCTTGATAAAGCTCAAGTTCTGATCGGTTAA